The window ATTGATAATAGTTTCAGGCTCTACATACCCTAAAGCCTCAGCTTTTTGAGCTAGCTCATGCAAGCTCATTTCTTCTACGTTTTTTGAGAGAAGCTTGCGATTATCATCTTCGAGTTGCTGAGCTTTTTGCTCAAGCTCACTCAAAGCTGCTCCAGAAGTAGCAATCTGATTACTGATATAAACCTGCAAACCAATCAATAACCCTAATACTAAAATAAGAGCATAATTAATAGAAAACCTACTTCTAATGATGTTTTTTTGTCTAGATTGAGTCATATATTATGATTTGATAAAAGCCCGTAACTTGGCGCTACGACTGCGCGGATTGCTCTCAAGCTCTTGTTCATTAGCCACTATCGGTTTTTGATACATTCTTTCTCCTAGCTCCTGAGATTCCCAGTCTAAAAAGGTAGTTTTAACAATCTTGTCTTCCAAACCATGAAAGCTAATCACCACACAAACACCTTTTTCTTGCAAAATATGTAAAGCTGCTTCTAAGCCACTCTTCAAAGCTTCAATTTCGTCGTTAACCGCAATCCGCAACGCCTGAAACGTTTTAGTAGCCGGATTCATGCGGCTACGGCTGCGGTAAGCTCTGTGGTAGACTTTTTCAATGATTTCCCGTAGTTGACCAGTCGTTTCTATAAACTGATGCTTACGGAAAGCAATAATGGCTTTAGCAATTGGCCTAGCTAGTGGGTCTTCACCATATTTGCTAATAAGTTGCTCCAGTTCTTTTTCATAAAGGCCATTGACTAAATCTTTAGCAGTGACTTGTTGAAACTCTGGGTTCATACGCATATCTAAAGTTTCATCAACCTGAAAAGAAAAACCTCGTTGGTTTCCACCTATCTGATAACTGGAAACCCCTAAATCAAACAGAATTCCTTTAGGGCTGATTTTATGCTTAGCAACAATTCGTTCCAGATCAGCAAAATTAGCTTTTTCCAGCTTTAGTTGGCCATTTTTATAAAAAGTGCTCAATCTGGTTTTGCTTGTTTCCAAAGCTGCCTCGTCCTGATCAATCCCTAAAACATAAGCACCTTTTTTTAAAATTGCCTCACTGTGACCACCACCACCAATAGTG of the Candidatus Beckwithbacteria bacterium genome contains:
- the rsmH gene encoding 16S rRNA (cytosine(1402)-N(4))-methyltransferase RsmH, which gives rise to MTNSETNNFHQSVLLHEVLEALRIHDGAWYLDATIGGGGHSEAILKKGAYVLGIDQDEAALETSKTRLSTFYKNGQLKLEKANFADLERIVAKHKISPKGILFDLGVSSYQIGGNQRGFSFQVDETLDMRMNPEFQQVTAKDLVNGLYEKELEQLISKYGEDPLARPIAKAIIAFRKHQFIETTGQLREIIEKVYHRAYRSRSRMNPATKTFQALRIAVNDEIEALKSGLEAALHILQEKGVCVVISFHGLEDKIVKTTFLDWESQELGERMYQKPIVANEQELESNPRSRSAKLRAFIKS